In the Blautia coccoides genome, TCGTCTATTTCCATGAGTCTGCTGTACATACGGACACCTTGATAAGAAAATACGATCAGGTCATAGACGGCTTCCGGATCCACCGGGCAGAATTCGCCTGTCTGTATCCCGTATTGGATGAGGGCAGTCCACGTCTCTTTTGAGGCCTCATACTGCTGCTGAATGGAATTGCTGCTTTTAGATATAGAAGGACTGCTGAAAAACTCATAGATTGCAATGCTGAGAGAATGCTGGCTGTCAATCATTTCTCCCTCATAGCGGTCCAGCACTTGACATAAGATTTGGCGTGCTGGAGTGTTCTTTTTTATTTTCTCC is a window encoding:
- a CDS encoding TetR/AcrR family transcriptional regulator; protein product: MGTKGEKTKRIICENAFQLFAEKGFKDVTMKDICEKTGLSRGGLYRHYENTGQIFLEIIRVLMADQQNEFEEKIKKNTPARQILCQVLDRYEGEMIDSQHSLSIAIYEFFSSPSISKSSNSIQQQYEASKETWTALIQYGIQTGEFCPVDPEAVYDLIVFSYQGVRMYSRLMEIDDAIPKRITSQIKSLLLIERKEK